Genomic segment of Mucilaginibacter sabulilitoris:
GATCCAACTGGTTTATTCCGCAGCGTCCTATAAACGGAAACTGTTTAGCGGGTATGCGCAGGTCATTGTACAATCAACCGGGGGGCCTGGAAAGATCACTTTAGAAGCAACGTCGCCGGGGTTAAAGGCATCGGCTATTGAAATTACAGCTGCTGATAAATAATGTTAACCAATAAATCAAGAAATAATATTTATGAAATATACAATTGCCTGTGTTATCTTGCTATTCTTTTCCGGCAAGGTTTCGGCGCAGCATAAAAGTGAAAAGTCTCTTAAAGCCAGCATCAGCAGTATTATCAGGAAAATGACACTGGAAGAAAAAATAGGCATGCTTCATGGTAATGCTTTATTTTCTTCAGCGGGCGTGCCCCGCTTAGGCATTCCTGAACTGACATGTGATGACGGACCATTAGGCGTGCGTGAAGAAATAAAGCGTTTTGATTGGGCCTCGGCTAACTGGACAACTGATTCTGCTACATTTTTACCGACTGGATCGGCCATAGCGGCTACCTGGAATCCGGTAATGGCCAATAAATACGGGGTGGTTATAGGGGAGGAAGCAAATGCCCGTAAAAAGAACGTGATGCTTGCTCCGGCATTTAATATTTGCAGAATGCCCCTTTGCGGCCGCACGTATGAATATTACTCCGAAGATCCCTATCTGAACAGCCAGTTAGCCGTTCAATCTGTAAAAGGAATTCAAAGTCAACATGTAGCAGCCTGTATAAAACATTTTGCTGCCAATAACCAGGAACTTGACCGTGATAGCGTAAACACGATAGTTGATGAAAGAACTTTACAGGAAATCTATTTCCCGGCATTTAAAGCCGCCATACAGCAAGGGAATGCTTACACGATTATGTCTGCCTACAATAAATTGAATGATTATTGGTGTTCTGAAAATGATTTTTTACTAAATAGGGTACTAAAAAACAAATGGGGCTTTAAAGGTGTGGTCATGTCAGACTGGGCCGGGACGCATCATACAGTTGAAGCCGCAAACAATGGACTTGACATTGAAATGGGATCAAGCGGACCGTATGATCAATGGTATTTTGCCAAGCCTTTGCTCACAGCTGTTAAAGCCGGCCAGGTTTCGATAAAAACAATCGACGATAAAGTGAGCAGGATCTTATGGCTCATGTATCATACTTCTATGAGCACCAATCACCCTAAAGGATCAATTGCTACACCGGAGCACGCTAAAACCGCCTATGATATCGCCTCAGAATCTGTCGTTTTGCTAAAAAATGAGAATCATTTATTGCCCCTGAAAGCAAGCGCGATCAAAAGTATTGCTGTGATCGGAAATAATGCTGTACGTACATTCGCTTTAGGTGGCTACGGCGCGGGTGTAAAGGCTAAACATGAGGTTACCGCATTGGAGGGCATAAGATCAAGGTTTGGAAACACCGCCAGTATCAGTTTTGCACAGGGTTACAGAGCCAATTACCTGGCCAGCAAAACTGACGAACAAAACCGCGGCTATGATAAACCCGATCAAAACCTGATTAATGAGGCCGTGGCGCTTGCAAAAGCCAGCGATGTGGCCATTTTATGTATTGGCTCAAACCGGGAATATGAGAGCGAGGCCCATGATCGTAAGAGCCTGGAACTGCCCTTTGGAGAACAGGTCTTGGTTAATGCCGTGAGCAGCGTTAACCCCAATACTATTATTGTAGTTATGGCCGGCGCACCATATGACCTGGGTGAAATTAAAAGATCAAACCATACCATTGTTTGGTCCTGGTTTAACGGGTCGGAAGCCGGTAATGCCCTGGCTGACGTATTAAAAGGACTTATCAATCCATCTGGCAAGTTGCCCTTTACCTTCCCGGTTTCTTTACACGATTCACCTGCATTCAGTTTGAATACTTATCCGGGAAAAGGTGCGACGGCCGACTATAAGGAAGGTGTACTGGTCGGATATCGCTGGTACGATACGAAGAACATAGCGCCGCAATTCCCTTTTGGCTATGGTCTTTCCTACACTGATTTTTCTCTCAGTAAATTTTTGACCGATAAATCAAGCTATAAAAAAGATGAAACGATCCGCGTCAGGTTTACGATCACCAATACCGGGGGCTTATACGGAGCCGAAGTTGTCCAGTTATATGTAAGCGACCCGGTTTGTTCGGTATTGCGTCCAGAGAAGGAGCTTAAAGCTTTTGAAAAGATATTTTTAAAACCCGGCGAAACCAGAACAGTGAAAATGCAGGTGAAAGTTGCTGACCTGGCATTTTATGATGAAGTAAAAAAAGACTGGAACGCAGAGGCCGGTGAATACATCTTGGAGTTAGGTAACTCATCCCGTAATATTATTCAGAAGATTAAAATTGCAGTTAAGTAACTGTATAAAGTTCTCATTTTATGAAAGCAATAACGACGGCCTTCCTGTTTCTGGCCTGTAGTGTTTTAAGTTTCGCCCAACCCCGGGGTGTTATGGGGCGGAAGCAATTGTTCGATGACGATTGGAAATTCAAGCTGGGCGATGACTCCCTGGCCAGGTTAAGCGATTTCAAAGATACTGACTGGCGCAGGCTTGATCTGCCACATGACTGGAGTATTGAGGGAAAGATAAATCCTAAAAATCCAACCGGGGGTGCAGGCGGTTACTTTCCGGCGGGCATTGCCTGGTATAGAAAAACTTTCAGGGTTCCGCGTGAGTGGAATGGAAAAAGTGTTACCGTTTACTTTGAGGGCGTATACATGAATTCCGAAGTGTTTATCAATGGGAAATCACTTGGCGTTCGTCCCTATGGTTATTCTTCATTTAGTTATGACCTGTCACCATATCTGAATTTGAACAAAGAGAATGTAATAGCTGTACGTGTAGATAATTCAGGGCAAATGAACAGCAGATGGTATAGCGGCTCGGGGATCTATCGCCATGTTTGGATGAGGGTCTTTAATCCGGTACATGTGGCCGATTGGGGAGTTGCGGTTTCAACGCCGGAAGTATCGGCAAAACAGGCCTCGGTTCAGGTTAAGGCTGTGATAAAGAACGAAACCGCCTTTGCGCAAAAGCTCGTTATTAGCACCCAGTTATTGTCGGCGCATGATAAAGATGCGGGAAATAACGCTATCAGGTTAGAACTTCCGGCCAACAGCGAAAAGGAAATTACGCAAACTATAACAGTATCAAAACCCTCGCTATGGTCGCCTGAAAATCCTGATCTGTACCGGGCTCAAATCCAGTTATTAAAAGGTAATGATATTATAGACGAAACAAAAACGGCTTTCGGTATACGCACTATAAGGTTTACTGCTGAGCATGGATTTCAACTTAACGGCAAAACGGTTAAGATAAACGGAGGATGTGTGCATCACGACAATGGTTGCCTGGGTGCTGCTGCTTTTGACCGGGCCGAGGAGCGTAAGGTAGAGTTGTTAAAAGCTGCAGGTTTCAACGCGGTAAGAACATCGCATAATCCACCCTCCGAAGCTTTTTTAGATGTTTGTGACAGGTTAGGCTTATTGGTTATTGATGAGGCTTTTGACGGTTGGAGAGGCGGTAAAAACAGATACGATTACTCGGTATATTTTGACCATTGGTGGAAACGTGATCTGGAAACAATGGTACTGCGTGACAGGAACCATCCCTCAATTTTTATGTGGAGTATTGGTAATGAAGTGTCGGAAAGAAAAACACCCGAAGCGGTTGTAACCGCTAAAATGCTTGCGGGTACCGTTAAAAATATAGATACAACAAGACCGGTTACATCTGCTATTGTTACCTGGGGGAATGAATGGAACTCTTTTGATCCGCTTATGGCTGTTCACGATGTTTGCGGCTATAATTATCAGTTACAAAGCGCCCCTGCTGATCATAAAAGGATACCCTCCCGCATTATTGTGCAGACGGAGTCCTATCCGCGGGATGCGTTTGTCAATTGGAAACTGGTGCAAAATAACAGTTATATCATTGGTGATTTTGTATGGTCGGCCATTGATTATTTAGGTGAGTCAGGAATCGGGCGTTCATATTATTCGGGGGATGTGCCCGGAGAGAATTGGGAAAACGATTTTTTCCCCTGGCATGCCGCTTATTGTGGTGATATAGATTTAATTGGGTGGCGAAAACCTATATCGCACTACCGGAGCTTGCTGTACAATGACAAGGAGGAGTTATACATGGCCGTCCGTGAACCAAACCCGGAGCCATTGGAAATTAAAGAGACCAGATGGTCGGTATGGCCGACCTGGGAAAGCTGGACTTGGCCGGGTTTTGAGGGGAAGAAAATTGAAGTTGAAGTATATTCGAAATATCCCAAAGTAAGGCTTTATCTCAACAATAAACTGCTCGGTGAAAAACCAACAACAGAAGAACAGGAATATAAAGCAATTTTTTCGGTGCCCTATACGCCGGGGCTCCTGAAAGCTGTCGCTGTTGAAAATGACAGGGAGGCAGGGTCCGCTATGCTGCAAACTTCCGGTAATGCTGCAAAGATCAGGCTGATGGCCGACCGAAAAGAAATACGGGCGAATGGTCAGGACCTGTCATACGTGAAAATTGAAGTAACGGATAAGGATGGGGTAATTCAACCTAATGCTACAGATCACCTGCGGTTTAAGCTTGAGGGGACAGGTACCATAGCCGGAGTTGACAATGCCGATATCAAAGATTTTGACGCCTATACGGGCAGCTCACGGAAGGCATGGCACGGGCAGGCGATGATTGTTATCAGGAGCACCCATAATGCCGGTGATATTAAACTTACAGTTACTGCTCCAGGCCTGTCTCCGGCAACTTTAGATATCAAAACACTTGGGATTTAGCGCAGAAAAATGTATCTATGATATCTTAATTGGATATTGCGGTGCGTCATAGTAGATCAACCTCGAACTTAACTAAACTTTTATATGGTACCAACAAGGTATTATAAGCCCGAGTTAGATCTGCTTCGGCTTTGCGCATTTCTGTTTGTATTCTTAACACACCGGATGGACCTTGCGCCAATTGATCCGGCGCAATATTATTGGGGATATCACATTAGTTTAATAGGGGTTTTTGGCGTTCCGCTTTTCTTTTTCCTCAGTGCCTTCTTAATAACAGAATTGCTTACTAAGGAGCAGGAACAATTTGGAAAAATCAGTATCAGGTCTTTTTATATCAGACGCATCCTTCGTATCTGGCCATTGTATTTTACCTTCTTTTTTGGAATGGTGTTGGTTACTCACCTCTCGGACAAATTTGGGTATATATCACCCGGGACGCAATTGGCATTCAGTTTATTTTCCGGTAACTGGTATATTACTTTCCATAACTGGCTTCCGTCTTATCCCATTAACCCGCTCTGGAGTATTTCTGTTGAGGAACAACTTTATATTTTGCTCCCATTGGTGGTATTTTATGCAGGTAAACGAGGGCTAAAAATTTTTTCATTTCTTGCACTTTTGGCGGCTTACGCAACTGTTATCTACTATGCTCAAAAACCTACAGAAGGATTTAGCGGTGAGTGGACAAACAGCTTTGTGCAATTCCAGTTTTTTGCGATAGGTATCCTCTTATCCGTTTATTTAAAGGGCTGGCAACCTAAATGGCACGTAGTTACCCGAATTACCGTATTTATGGCGGGGTTGGTATGTTGGCTGTTGGCCTCAATAGTATGCGAAGTTCATGCTGACGCTCCACACCTTTCAACCATTTCACAAGCAATAGCTGGCTGGTTATTGATACTTACCGGAGTTGTACTGTTCTTTTTGTCTTTCTATGGGTGCCGGGCAAAAAAAATGCCAGCTCCGTTGGTGTATCTGGGGCGCATCTCTTATGGAATGTACGTGTTTCATATCACCATTTTTTGGTTGGTCTATCAGATATTTAAGGATGAACTGGTATCTTTTAGCACCATGGTTGGTTTGTATGAATGGAAAAACGATGTTGGTTTCGTTATCGCTTTTCTCATTACGGTTATTATTTCCCTGTTGTCTTATACTTTTTTTGAAAAACCGTTTCTACGGTTAAAAAAGCGATTTACCTATATTCCGTCGAGAGATTAGTAACATGTAACCGGACATTTTGCAAGAACCATATATATCTTTAAACTTTTTACTGTATGCTATCATCCTTATGATAAGATGGCTGAAGTTTGAAGGATATAAAGAAAAAAATACAGGGGCTTTGTTAAGCCCCATGCATTCACTTATAATCAACAAAAATCTCTCTTATTTAATTGGGGCCGCCCTGATTGATTAGTAATCATTTTAAAGTTTGAACCGGGGCGTCCTCTTCACACATGTTTTTAAATTTGAAGTGTTTGAGGTAAAAAAATGCCGGGACCAGACTAAAGCCCCAGGCATTTACTTATAATCAACTAACTTTCTCTTATTAAATTGGATTACCTTGCTCTTATGGTTAACAGCTTCAAGATTTTGATAGTCTTTTACTCTAAAATCTAACCTACGCTTAAAAACCGGCTCCTTTTCTCAGTGAATCCAATGTGCGCTGGTTTCCTATGGTGTTGGTTTGACGGTTGAACACATCGCTTGCCCATAAAAATGGCAGCACACCATTTGCTTTGGCTTGTTGTGTTACATAACGATAGAAATGCATCTGGGAATTAACGGACAATAGCGAATCCGTTGGATAGCCTTTTAATTTATCGGCATGATATTCTGTACCGTATTCCCCCATAATCATAGGGATCCCTTTATCCACGAAGTTTACCTTTGCCGTATGGAATATAGAATCTACATAACGTTCTTCTGTGGAGGCTGCAGAGTTTCGGTCCAGGAACAGCGGATTTTTTGTATGAAGGCTGCTTCCCCAGAAAAAAGATTCTTTGCCCCAACTGGCGTCGGCAGATAATATGCAAAAATTTGATGGGGTATAATAATGGAATTCAAGTATCATTTTATTAGGAGTCGGGTCTACGGGTAATGGCACTACTTTAAACACATTACTTGACTTCAAGTATTCGTTAGCCAAATCGATTGAAGTTGAAGGCGACTGAATAATCAACGTACGATAATTGTTTTTACCGCCAGTACTGCGCACGGCATTAATAAACGTTTGATGATAACGCATTAATACGTTTGATGTTGGTACATCTGTAGCATTGGGTTCGTTGGCACTGGCAAACATTAAATGCTCGTCAAAATCCCTCAAGGTTGTGGCTATCTGCTCCCAATATGCTTTTTGCTTAGCATTAATGCTATCCTGTTTAGCTCCTGTTGCTGTACAATCAAGCCAGCCACCGTCCCAATGAATATCAACCATTGCATACATATTATCATTAATACAATATTGCACTACGTCTTTAAGCCGGCTGAGCCAGGCAGGATCTATTTTTGCTGTAGCCCTGTTGATGATGTGTGACATATCATACTGAACAGGTATCCTTACGGCATTCATTCCACTATTTTTAATCAGATTAATCAATTGCTGACTAATTA
This window contains:
- a CDS encoding glycoside hydrolase family 3 C-terminal domain-containing protein → MKYTIACVILLFFSGKVSAQHKSEKSLKASISSIIRKMTLEEKIGMLHGNALFSSAGVPRLGIPELTCDDGPLGVREEIKRFDWASANWTTDSATFLPTGSAIAATWNPVMANKYGVVIGEEANARKKNVMLAPAFNICRMPLCGRTYEYYSEDPYLNSQLAVQSVKGIQSQHVAACIKHFAANNQELDRDSVNTIVDERTLQEIYFPAFKAAIQQGNAYTIMSAYNKLNDYWCSENDFLLNRVLKNKWGFKGVVMSDWAGTHHTVEAANNGLDIEMGSSGPYDQWYFAKPLLTAVKAGQVSIKTIDDKVSRILWLMYHTSMSTNHPKGSIATPEHAKTAYDIASESVVLLKNENHLLPLKASAIKSIAVIGNNAVRTFALGGYGAGVKAKHEVTALEGIRSRFGNTASISFAQGYRANYLASKTDEQNRGYDKPDQNLINEAVALAKASDVAILCIGSNREYESEAHDRKSLELPFGEQVLVNAVSSVNPNTIIVVMAGAPYDLGEIKRSNHTIVWSWFNGSEAGNALADVLKGLINPSGKLPFTFPVSLHDSPAFSLNTYPGKGATADYKEGVLVGYRWYDTKNIAPQFPFGYGLSYTDFSLSKFLTDKSSYKKDETIRVRFTITNTGGLYGAEVVQLYVSDPVCSVLRPEKELKAFEKIFLKPGETRTVKMQVKVADLAFYDEVKKDWNAEAGEYILELGNSSRNIIQKIKIAVK
- a CDS encoding acyltransferase family protein, translated to MVPTRYYKPELDLLRLCAFLFVFLTHRMDLAPIDPAQYYWGYHISLIGVFGVPLFFFLSAFLITELLTKEQEQFGKISIRSFYIRRILRIWPLYFTFFFGMVLVTHLSDKFGYISPGTQLAFSLFSGNWYITFHNWLPSYPINPLWSISVEEQLYILLPLVVFYAGKRGLKIFSFLALLAAYATVIYYAQKPTEGFSGEWTNSFVQFQFFAIGILLSVYLKGWQPKWHVVTRITVFMAGLVCWLLASIVCEVHADAPHLSTISQAIAGWLLILTGVVLFFLSFYGCRAKKMPAPLVYLGRISYGMYVFHITIFWLVYQIFKDELVSFSTMVGLYEWKNDVGFVIAFLITVIISLLSYTFFEKPFLRLKKRFTYIPSRD
- a CDS encoding glycoside hydrolase family 2 TIM barrel-domain containing protein, with amino-acid sequence MKAITTAFLFLACSVLSFAQPRGVMGRKQLFDDDWKFKLGDDSLARLSDFKDTDWRRLDLPHDWSIEGKINPKNPTGGAGGYFPAGIAWYRKTFRVPREWNGKSVTVYFEGVYMNSEVFINGKSLGVRPYGYSSFSYDLSPYLNLNKENVIAVRVDNSGQMNSRWYSGSGIYRHVWMRVFNPVHVADWGVAVSTPEVSAKQASVQVKAVIKNETAFAQKLVISTQLLSAHDKDAGNNAIRLELPANSEKEITQTITVSKPSLWSPENPDLYRAQIQLLKGNDIIDETKTAFGIRTIRFTAEHGFQLNGKTVKINGGCVHHDNGCLGAAAFDRAEERKVELLKAAGFNAVRTSHNPPSEAFLDVCDRLGLLVIDEAFDGWRGGKNRYDYSVYFDHWWKRDLETMVLRDRNHPSIFMWSIGNEVSERKTPEAVVTAKMLAGTVKNIDTTRPVTSAIVTWGNEWNSFDPLMAVHDVCGYNYQLQSAPADHKRIPSRIIVQTESYPRDAFVNWKLVQNNSYIIGDFVWSAIDYLGESGIGRSYYSGDVPGENWENDFFPWHAAYCGDIDLIGWRKPISHYRSLLYNDKEELYMAVREPNPEPLEIKETRWSVWPTWESWTWPGFEGKKIEVEVYSKYPKVRLYLNNKLLGEKPTTEEQEYKAIFSVPYTPGLLKAVAVENDREAGSAMLQTSGNAAKIRLMADRKEIRANGQDLSYVKIEVTDKDGVIQPNATDHLRFKLEGTGTIAGVDNADIKDFDAYTGSSRKAWHGQAMIVIRSTHNAGDIKLTVTAPGLSPATLDIKTLGI
- a CDS encoding cellulase family glycosylhydrolase — translated: MKKIKMGYKIAGILFAALVTASCKKSSAPSPQLTLGNITDTIPEGGGTVALKFTSNAPWSVDTTGIGWLQLNQTSGNGGGAVINLTAAANSSGMSRSVLLNISSANGQSRRISVMQDAKIYPSYNISPQAPDATGMNSTATQLVANIKMGYNIYNTMEAPGDETGWGNPVISQQLINLIKNSGMNAVRIPVQYDMSHIINRATAKIDPAWLSRLKDVVQYCINDNMYAMVDIHWDGGWLDCTATGAKQDSINAKQKAYWEQIATTLRDFDEHLMFASANEPNATDVPTSNVLMRYHQTFINAVRSTGGKNNYRTLIIQSPSTSIDLANEYLKSSNVFKVVPLPVDPTPNKMILEFHYYTPSNFCILSADASWGKESFFWGSSLHTKNPLFLDRNSAASTEERYVDSIFHTAKVNFVDKGIPMIMGEYGTEYHADKLKGYPTDSLLSVNSQMHFYRYVTQQAKANGVLPFLWASDVFNRQTNTIGNQRTLDSLRKGAGF